In a single window of the Gossypium hirsutum isolate 1008001.06 chromosome A13, Gossypium_hirsutum_v2.1, whole genome shotgun sequence genome:
- the LOC107894801 gene encoding pathogen-associated molecular patterns-induced protein A70, whose protein sequence is MFSDMSNLPETWLSPTTLFLFLNIMVGMIFFICRITPHKTPYDADDGNSSSSSSSPSLDRSLSLFGLVTSFNFSTYSFPISSQDVNHHFLQTDDGSPAHRVERAPSILERVKSKFYKYSPQSPETDCIEPAQQSLISQAPSLLERVKSFYKPDTVKPNETEPTVTDPNGSGTGLSSVHGEIKRIQSEPMVRQTELPEKMKKSRRKAEKEMEMKRSAYTGIEKTTPFEDDDHGVDAKADDFIEKFKQQLKLQRLNSLLRYRDVLKGK, encoded by the coding sequence ATGTTTTCCGATATGTCAAATTTACCGGAGACCTGGTTATCGCCAACAACTCTTTTCCTCTTCCTCAACATCATGGTCGGTATGATCTTCTTTATCTGCCGTATAACTCCTCACAAAACACCGTACGACGCCGACGACGGcaactcatcatcatcatcatcctcgCCGTCACTCGACCGATCTCTGTCGCTCTTCGGCCTCGTCACGTCTTTCAACTTCTCGACGTACAGTTTTCCTATTTCGAGCCAAGACGTCAACCATCATTTCCTCCAAACCGATGACGGGTCACCTGCCCACCGGGTGGAGCGAGCCCCGTCGATTCTCGAACGAGTCAAGTCAAAATTCTACAAATATTCTCCTCAAAGTCCAGAAACGGATTGTATTGAACCGGCTCAACAGTCACTAATCAGCCAAGCACCGTCGCTCTTAGAGCGAGTCAAGTCGTTTTACAAACCGGACACCGTTAAACCAAACGAAACCGAACCCACTGTAACTGACCCGAACGGTTCCGGAACGGGTTTAAGTTCGGTTCATGGTGAGATAAAGAGAATCCAATCAGAGCCTATGGTAAGACAAACGGAATTAccagagaagatgaagaaatcaAGGCGCAAGGCAGAAAAAGAAATGGAGATGAAACGATCAGCATATACAGGGATCgagaaaacgacgccgtttgaagACGACGATCATGGTGTCGATGCAAAAGCTGATGATTTCATTGAAAAGTTTAAGCAGCAACTTAAGTTGCAGAGGTTGAATTCTCTTTTGCGGTATAGGGATGTGCTTAAGGGCAAGTAA